A single region of the Carassius gibelio isolate Cgi1373 ecotype wild population from Czech Republic chromosome A14, carGib1.2-hapl.c, whole genome shotgun sequence genome encodes:
- the LOC128027145 gene encoding general transcription factor II-I repeat domain-containing protein 2B-like: MQTDLKTAGFGAFVRSCMLFGCESANDKMSLSKPKRKVDEEHRQFQERWTLQYFFVEFNGNATCMICKEKVAVLKEYNLKRHYSTKHGEQYDKYQGDERKRRATLLQRELTSQQNIFHKAKKDADAAVEASYVVSELIAKAGKPFTEGQFIKECMQKVADILCPEKKNLFNNLSLSANTVAERISELSSDIYNQLRSKSKVFTAYSVALDESTDITDSAQLAIFIRGINDQFEVTEELLSLCPMHGRTTAKDIFQQLCDAIERAGLPWNRLVGITTDGAPSMTGKKNGLVALVQRKLEEENADAAVVLHCIIHQQALCSKCLKYEHVMSVVLKCINYIRSRSLQHRQFRAFLEEIESTYGDVLYFTEVRWLSRGNVLKRFFELRSEVKRFMEDGRMDVPEFDDPKWVMDLAFLVDITQELNILNLKLQGPGQLITAAYDSVKAFSTKLRLWKTQLSAKNLSHFPTCRSLAEEGTAFSGDEYASAIENLLQEFDQRFADFKAHCVTFQLFADPFSADVESVPNLLQMELIDLQCNSELKTKFREAQGQADKTGQFLRELPPCFPELSKVFSRVMCLFGSTYLCEKLFSTMNFNKCKYRSRLSDAHLEAVLRVSTVTSIRANVAHLCEQKRCQVSGKK, encoded by the coding sequence aTGCAGACAGATTTAAAAACCGCTGGATTCGGGGCATTCGTACGTAGTTGTATGTTGTTTGGCTGCGAAAGTGCGAATGATAAGATGTCTCTTTCCAAACCGAAAAGGAAAGTGGATGAAGAACACAGACAGTTTCAAGAAAGATGGACGTTGCAGTATTTTTTTGTGGAGTTTAATGGAAACGCTACCTGTATGATATGCAAAGAAAAAGTCGCTGTTCTAAAGGAATATAATCTCAAACGTCATTACTCGACTAAACATGGAGAACAGTATGATAAGTACCAGGGAGACGAGAGAAAAAGACGAGCCACTCTGTTGCAGAGAGAGCTAACGTCCCAGCAAAACATTTTCCATAAAGCCAAAAAAGATGCTGATGCTGCAGTTGAGGCAAGTTATGTGGTGAGTGAGTTGATCGCTAAAGCGGGAAAGCCATTCACAGAAGGTCAGTTTATAAAGGAGTGCATGCAGAAAGTCGCTGATATTCTTTGTCCAGAAAAGAAAAACTTGTTCAACAATCTATCTTTGTCGGCGAACACAGTGGCAGAGCGGATCAGCGAGTTATCGAGTGACATTTATAATCAGTTGCGCAGCAAATCTAAAGTTTTCACAGCATATTCTGTGGCGCTTGACGAAAGTACAGACATAACCGACAGTGCTCAGTTAGCAATTTTCATCAGGGGTATTAATGACCAATTTGAAGTGACAGAAGAGTTGTTGAGTTTGTGTCCAATGCACGGCCGTACCACAGCCAAAGATATATTTCAGCAGCTGTGTGACGCCATTGAGCGCGCTGGTTTGCCGTGGAACAGGCTGGTCGGCATTACCACTGATGGTGCCCCGTCTATGACAGGGAAAAAAAATGGACTGGTAGCACTAGTACAGAGAAAGTTAGAAGAGGAAAATGCAGATGCAGCAGTTGTTCTGCACTGCATTATACACCAACAGGCACTGTGCAGCAAATGCTTGAAATATGAACATGTCATGTCTGTTGTCCTGAAATGTATAAATTACATCAGGTCTAGGAGTTTACAGCATCGCCAGTTTCGGGCCTTTTTAGAAGAAATTGAGTCAACATATGGTGATGTACTTTATTTTACTGAGGTCCGCTGGCTCAGCAGGGGGAATGTCCTGAAGAGATTCTTTGAGTTAAGATCAGAGGTGAAGAGATTCATGGAAGATGGCAGAATGGATGTTCCTGAATTTGATGATCCTAAATGGGTCATGGACCTTGCATTCTTAGTTGACATAACACAGGAGCTGAACATCCTTAACCTGAAGCTCCAGGGCCCAGGTCAGCTCATCACAGCAGCGTATGACAGTGTGAAAGCCTTCTCCACAAAACTAAGATTGTGGAAAACTCAGCTTTCTGCAAAAAACCTTAGTCATTTCCCAACATGCAGATCTCTTGCGGAGGAGGGCACAGCATTTAGTGGTGATGAATATGCCTCTGCTATTGAAAACCTACTGCAGGAATTTGATCAACGTTTTGCTGACTTCAAGGCACATTGTGTCACTTTCCAGCTGTTTGCAGACCCCTTCTCAGCTGATGTGGAGAGTGTTCCAAATCTTTTGCAAATGGAACTAATTGACTTGCAGTGCAACAGTGAGCTAAAAACTAAATTCAGAGAGGCACAGGGACAAGCAGACAAGACTGGACAGTTTTTAAGAGAATTACCTCCATGCTTCCCAGAGCTGTCCAAAGTGTTCAGTCGGGTAATGTGCCTTTTTGGAAGCACATATCTGTGTGAGAAACTTTTCTCAACTATGAACTTCAATAAATGCAAGTACAGGTCCAGGCTTAGTGATGCCCATCTTGAAGCTGTACTCAGAGTTTCAACTGTGACCTCCATCAGGGCAAATGTGGCTCATTTGTGTGAGCAGAAGCGCTGCCAGGTGTCTGGCAAGAAATAG